The genomic interval tgaaggggtcaacagtggaTCTGTCCTGCTCTTACACATATCCCAGAGGTCATACAGTCACAACAATTGGATGGTGTTATTGGAATAGTGGTGCGGGGCGATTTGTTGAAATCCAATCTAATAATGAGGGTCGTGTGGAGTACCATCGGACAACAGTGAAGGACTCtaccctgagaatcacagacctgagacagagtgacatagCAACATATTACTTCTTCTATAAAACAGACAAGTCAGATTGGAAAACTGCCCAACGTggagtcactctctctgtcactggtaCTGTAATGTTTCATATATAGTATAGTACTGTACCATCTTAGTTATGTATTAAATGTTCTATGAGaacagtgacatggtggaaaCTGACAGACttactctgttgttgttttcatAACCTCTCTATTCAGAACTGCATGTGGAGGTGACAGGACAACGGAACGAGAAAACACTGACCTGTAGAACCACCTGCAGCCTGCCTGgtaaccccacctacatctggtacaagaacagACAATATCTACATGAGAGGACTTCCCCTATATACAATTACTATGTCTACAGTAAGGATGCAGGCAgctactcctgtgctgtaaaaggccatgaggatctccactctcctgcagtgtgtgagtgtaGATTAATTTAGTTATAATTTCACAATACCAAATAACAGCTAAAGTGGATATTAATTTACAAAATACTGAAAATGGTCAAGTAGTTTACGACAGCAAAAGTAAACAGAAATAGTTCAAAACTAACTGATATCTTCATCATGTTTCAGGTGTTCATAGTTCAAACTGCTGGAGGGTGACTTACACCAAGAGGAGAATCTGTGTCTTGAAGGGCTCCACAGTGGACATATCCTGCTCTTACACTCATCCCACAAGTTATATAGAACAAGGTTCATTCTGGTTTACACAGAAACGCACTGTAGATCTCAGTTCATATCCAGAGTATGCAGGTCGTGTGGAGTACAATAGGAACACAGAGAACCACCACATCATGACAATAACACACCTGACAGAGAAGGACTCGGCTGAATACAAATTCAGATTACTAACAACAGATGAGGGGAGATTTTCTGGCCTTCCTGGTGTGATGTTGACTGTCACAGGTAATACTGCACCTACAGTTAGTACTGTAATAGAACAAGTCTAATCACATGACAAGTCTGTCTGGAGTCAAATATGACTGATGTTTCCTCTTAGATATCCTGTTGGAGATGGATCCTACGTCTGtgtcagagggggagagagtcacACTGAGATGTAGAACCCAATGTACAGTCGGTCtcaaccccacctacatctggtacaagaacagACAACGTCTAACCAACCCAGTCACCAGTTATAACAGTCTGATCCTAGACCCAGTCACCAGTTATAACAGTTAGATCCGAGACCCAATCACCAGTTATAACAGTCTGATCCTAGACCCAGTCAGCAATAAGGATGCAGGGAActactcctgtgctgtaaaaggctTTGAGAGAATCCTCTCTCCAGAAGAGACTCTCACTGtcagatgtgagtacattggGTGTTGATATGTCTACAGTGAAAGTCATTGACATCATCTCTGTAATACATGGTTCTGCATGTCAGTATAATATACTAATCAATACTaatttacatcatctctgtaatacatggttctacatgtcagtgtaatatactaatctatactaatttacatcatctctgtaatacatggttctacatgtcagtgtAATATACTAATCTATACTAATATACATAATCTCTTGGTGTCTTACATGTTATATGAGTTGTTATTTTTTCTGTCATCTTCAACACCAGATGGCCCAaagaacacctcagtgtcagtcagtccctctggtgaaatagtggagggcagttcagtgactctgacctgcagcagtgatgccaacccacctgtggacaaatacacctggtacaagaagaaTGTAAACTCACCAAAAGCATCGGAACAGAGTTACAGCATCACTAACATCAgctctgaggacagaggagaatacTACTGTGAGGCCCAGAATGGAAGAGGATCTATGAACTCTACAGCTCTGATGATCATTGTAGCAGGTAAAGTTACATCTTCAATACTTCAATACAAAACTACATGTTTCAATCAAATCTTAATCATTATACTTTGTCTTATTACACCTTAGTTTATAACTATACATTGGGTTATAAGGTCACTTAACAAGTATTGAATTAATGTCCTGTATTATAGTTCATTTTTAGTTTATTATATCATGCCATTTACTCATATCATCCATATGTATTACAGGGAAACAAACCTCAGTTCTGACTGTAGCTGTAGGAATCATAGTGGTTgttctggttctcatcctctgtctctATGACTCATGTGGTACAGGTAAGTTAAAATGCATATTTTTTGGTTGTAGATTATTTAAATGTAGCACTCTAATTAATTATTAGCTTCATTAATTCATTTGTTTACAAAACAGGAAAAAAGCCTCCaaatccacctccaacacaagaGACACAGCAGATGATGGACAGGTGAGTCTGTTGGAATCAGAAGGTGACTGTGATGACTGTGTAGTATTTGTGGAACATTTCCACTCCTCATgttgtctgttctctctctccatcagggaGACACTAGTCCAGTGTATGACAACATCTCAAACATGGTCATGACCTCTACTGCAGCACAGACAGCAGCCACAGACGACCAGGATGATGTTCACCACGCCAGCTTCCACTTCTCTCGCTCCAAAATACAGGAAGTGCCTCTGTACTCCACCGTCCATCTGCATCAACCACAGAAACAGGACCAAGATGTCCAATACACTGCTGTGAAATTCAACCTCCCCATTTCTGCCACCCAGTGAGCATATTCTGCCATTACAATAACATAGTCAATACTAGAACACACAGCATTAAAGGAGAAGTTTGTTTTTTCACAACCAAATCTGGATGGGGTGGTTGGGGTGGTGGTTGGAAAGTTGAatctcatttactgcatttctacacaaaTAAAACACTTTTAAATGGTATTTGGaaaacagaaaaaaaaaaaaaaattaccccagccattatcatctttgtcacgttcctgacctatttctgttagtttgttatatgtttagttggtcaggacctgagtttgggtgggcattctatgttttctgtttctatgttggtttatgggttgcctggtatggctcttaattagaggcaggtgtttggcgttcctctaattaagagtcatatttaggtaggtgttttcacagtgttcgttgtgggtgattgtcttccgtgtctgtgtctgttcaccacgcgggactgttttcggtttgtttgttcctCGTTCATTTGTGTAGCCTATTtttcctattcgtgcgttcttcttgttttatgtaagttcgtcgtctaggtctgtctacaccgtttgttgtttttgttagtttagtcaagttcgtgttttctttaataaattatgtgTTCAAACTcagctgcattttggttcgatccctgctcctcctcttctgatgaagaggaggaggaaagccgttacaatcttggctgctgtaggttcattcacctcagtccatTATCACCTTGGCTGCTGTAGGTTATTTCACCTCAGTCCATCTGAGATAGCCTATCAGCTATTCAGTTGTAATGTTATACACCTGAAAGGGAGGAAATATGGGAATGATTCACACTGACACACTAATCAGAGAAGAAACAGAAACGTGTGACATTTTTACATAGTATTATAATGTAGGACTATAGGGAAGATAGGTGCTGTGGAGATGTTCATATTGTATTGAAAcatatctttatatatatatagctatatAGGGAAGATAGGTCCTGTGGAGGTGTTCATATTGTATTGAAACATATctttatatacatatatatatatatatatatatagctatatAGGGAAGATAGGTCCTATGGAGATGTTCATATTGTATTTAAAcatatctttatatatatatatagctatatAGGGAAGATAGGTGCTGTGGAGGTGTTCATATTGTATTGAAAcatatctttatatatatatagctatatagggaagataggtcctgtggagatgttcatattgaaacatatATTCTTTATGTTCctaaagtgtttgattagatttgttCAGATTCTCAGGGGACCCCACATGGGCCACGACtccaagtttgggaaccactgtaaaaacttctctctctgcttgcttcctctctctctctgtctcctctacttCCACCTGCATTGCAGCCTGCCTCAGCTTCTCCACTGAGTACCACATCACTGTATGTCTCAGTAGCCTACTCTTTGTAAAGGACTTAGTAGTGTATGGTTTGCTCCTGCTGAGGTAGGCTCCATTTAACATTAGCATCTTACTTCTTCCTTCTAGCTGGCTAAGTAAAACTAACCAGGCCCCTTCAATGTTACTGCAGTTTATTAAGTGTCTGCCGGCAGCTATCCCCccgacctgactgactgactgacatacagAATGTATCTATAAGAGACTATTTACCAGTTGTGCACTCATTCTCTGAGAGTGATTTGTTGTTTGTGGGTTGTCTGTAGACACAGCAGGAGTAGCGGGACAGTTTAAAAAAGTGCCTTTTGTCCGGCATCTCGCAAACATACTGTCAGCAGAGCAACCTGTGAGCTGGGGTATTTAGTTTCATGTCGCCCTCGGCCTGTGCCGCGAGAAGGGGAATTAGATACTTGAGAGAATGGTGAATGTGCTGCAAAAAGCAAATCAGGGAGGCAGATCCAGGGGAAGCAGGAAAACATAACGAACAAATCACAGTTAATGATTCCACTTGTTCACAAAGAGGCAGGAGCGATTAGTCAGATCAAGAATATGAGCTTTGATCAACGCTGGGAGCAATATTTAGATGTTGATGCGTAAATCATTTTCTTTATTGTGTACAGCATATGTATTAGGCTATTCTTACTATTTTCAAATTAGAAATAAGTTAACGAGGCTCGAACGTCggtgtcctcatatgtagttaCGGCCATGTGATCATTGGAGGAGTAGACAGGAGATGTCATCAATACGCAAAACAGTTGACCCCCGTGACCACTAGTGATGTCATTTCCTACCAACCCAACAATGGACATCTCAAGACAATTACCATGACATGACTATAATGAGGGAGTGATGTGATGATTGTTTTGatgaactgttctctctgcattcCAAATGGTACACCGGTTTTGTTtcatttctgtttctctctcttcagaCCCGCAGCAGCACAAGCAGCTGAGGAGGAGCCCACTGTGCTCTACAGTACAGTCATCAAACCCAaaaccaagaagacctgaacacaacaaacccaaaaccaagaagacctgaacacaataAAACCCAAACCAGAGAAGAACTCAAAACAACAAAAccagaaccaagaagacctgaacacaataAAACCCAAACCAGAGAAGAACTCAAAACAACAGAACCAAGAAGAAATGAACACAATAAACCCCAAACCAGAGAAGAACTGAaaacaacaaacccagaaccaagaagaactgaacacaacaaaccataaccaagaagacctgaacacaacaaacccaaaACCAAGAAGActtgaacacaacaaacccagaaccaagaggacctgaacacaacaaacccagaaccaagaagacTTGAACACACCAGGTTTGACAAAAACCTTGTATATCTGGAACCTTATATTTTACTAAGTGAcataaggcctgagggggtgtgaaATAGTGGCcattataaaccgggtggttcgagccctgaatgctgatttgctgaaaggcgtggtatatcagaccgtataccatgggtatgacagaAAATGATTATGTACTCGTCTAATTACGTTGATCACCAGTTTATAGTAGCAGTAACGTTTTTGTGCGTCATACACATGGTATTTtgtctgatatacagtacagacttCTGAAATGCTGTTTCAGCCAGTCAGCTTCCaggaaccaaactacccagtttataacagtatgtaataatatatgccatatatatatatatataatatactccATAAACCTCATAAACGCCATCTGGCAGGTACTTTTAACCAAAGTCATTCACTCAGTCATTACAGTCATGGGTGCATAAATCCTTCATATGGGAAGTCCCAGCAGGAATAGAACCCGTGAGTCATGCTGTACAAACTGAGTCACAGGACTGCTCTATTCACACTCAGAGTAGGAGcgctgatctagggtcagttaTGCCTTTTAATCTATGATGAATAAGAAATGAACCTTGATATTTGAATTGTTTTAGTTTAGTTGTttttaagtaaaacatttaaaaatatatatatttctgatTACAATAACTTTTGACAAAAACTTTGAATTTATGAAGTAGCCAACCTCAAGGTCCAGTTATATTTTAGAaggctatttatttttttatgttatgTTTCTGAAACAATCATCAAACTTGTGAGACTGTATATGAAGTCTAACAACAATAGTTATTGTGTTTCTATTACATGTTATTACTTCATATTGTACTATTAGATGATACACATAGTAGAAGGTTGCTGGATTTGTTTATAAATAGTTTTAATTGTTTTATGACAAAGTTATGACATGATTTTGCTTCAATGTCCAGGAAAGAGTTCTGCTTTTAATGCttttatcaaatattttttttgtaaactGTGTTgtgacattttttaaaatatacttTTAACAATAAacttcattgtcattgttttcaCCTTGTTATAACAGTATCTTCAGTGGAGAGAAAATGGAAATCTTTCAACATCTCACCTCttgtacttttttattttattttttattttatttttttatttcacctttatttaaccaggtaggctagttgagaacaagttctcatttgcaactgcgacctggccaagataaagcatagcagtgtgaacagacaacacagagttacacatggagtaaacaataaacaagtcaataacatggtagaaaaaaaaaagagaatctatatacaatgtgtgcaaaaggcatgaggtaggcaataaatcgaataattacaatttagcagattaacactggagtgataaatcatcagatgatcatgtgcaagaagagatactggtgtgcaaaagagcagaaaagtaaataaataaaagcagtatggggggtgaggtaggtaaattgggtgggtagtttacagatggactatgtacagctgcagcgatcggttagctgctcggatagcagatttttaaagttgttgagggagataaaagtctccaacttcagagatttttgcaattcgttccagtcgcaggcagcagagaactggaaggaaaggcgtccaaatgaggttttggctttagggatgatcagtgagatacacctgctggagcgcgtgttgcgggtgggtgtagccatcgtgaccagtgaactgagataaggcggcactttacctagcatagccttgtagatgacctggagccagtgggtctgacgacgaacatgtagcgagggccagccgactagggcatataggtcgcagtggtgggtcgtataaggtgctttagtaacaaaacgaatggcactgtgataaactgcatccagtttgctgagtagagtattggaagctattttgtagatgacatcgccgaagtcgaggatcggtaggatagtcagttttactagggtaagtttggcggcgtgagtgaaggaggctttgttgcggaatagaaagccgattcttgctttgattttggattggagatgtttgatatgagtctggaaggagagtttgcagtctagccagacacctaggtacttatagatgtccacatattctaggtcggaaccgtccagggtggtgatgctagtcgggcgtgcatACAGTAActacaaataatacatttacattaggTTGTAGAGCAATAGTGGTTtattcatcttcatcatcatcatcatcatcatgtctgTACAGAATATACACAGACACTTTCAGGAGGAGCAATGTCCAGCACCTAAACACACAACCAGTTACATTAACTATTATTCATTATAATTtttaaaacacacagacataatatgacataacATGGATGTTTGGAGTGTGGAGGGTAATTCAGTCAGCGAGGGCATTCCATTCCAGAACACTGAGAGATGGAACATTCTGGAATGTTCGATGATTGATAATAATACATCTCACAGTTAACAAGTTCAGACCAGGCAGTGAGATTATTGCCTGATAAGAATAACAGTCCACCATTTTGTCCAACTAGTAGTTAGAGAATAGATTACGTCACTGTTTATTGAGAATGTGATGTCATATAGAATGAGTGCTATGGTCTCCAACATGGCGTGGCCCTTGACCCCCTAACTGTTGACCGACCTTCCCAGGTAGGTTCTCTCTCTTTGGGGACAGAGAGGGCctaggggtggaggggagagtgGAGATCCCATGGATATATACCTTTTACGCCCGTGAGTGTTTTTGGGATAGAGCTCGGGGCAGGGGCAGTGGGGGGTAAATATGTGTCTCCCTTCTGTTAGGCCACACCCACAGGGAGTGTCACTAAATGACGTTGTCGAACAGATGCATGGACTGCATGATGTTCTAGTCCTGGACGGGAGGCAGGAAGGGACAAAAAGCACAAAGGATAAGAAGCCGTTGGAGAGGTTTAATAGAATAACAGAAGCAGGtccttaaagtaactgtccaatgaaaatctcacttttaaaaccTGATATTAAAGTACATATtatacactatatactgtatgtatacacacaTTAAAATatcctgttatccatatatagtctaatgtagcctgttatccatatatagtttattgtagcctgttatccatatatagtctaatgtagcctgttatgcatatatagtctaatgtagcctgttatccatatatagtctaatgtagcctgttatccatatatagtctaatgtagcctgttatctatatatagtctaatgtagcctgttatccatatatagtctaatgtagcctgttatctatatatagtctaatgtagtctgttatccatatatagtctaatgtagcctgttatccatatatagtctaatgtagcctgttatctatatatagtctaatgtagcctgttgtccatatatagtctaatgtagcctgttatacATATATAgactaatgtagcctgttatgcatatatagtctaatgtagcctgttatccatatatagtctaatgtagcctgttgtccatatatagtctaatgtagcctgttatctatatatagtctaatgtagcctgttgtccatatatagtctaatgtagcctgttgtccatatatagtctaatgtagcctgttatctatatatagtctaatgtagcctgttgtccatatatagtctaatgtagcctgttatgcatatatagtctaatgtagcctgttatccatatatagtctaatgtagcctgttgtcCATATATAgactaatgtagcctgttatgcatatatagtctaatgtcgCCTGTTATCCATGTATAGTCTAATgcagcctgttatccatatatagtctaatgtagcctgttatccatatatagtctaatgtagcctgttgtcCATATATAgactaatgtagcctgttatgcatatatagtctaatgtcgcctgttatccatatatagtctaatgtagcatgttatctatatatagtctaatgtagcctgttgtccatatatagtctaagGACATACTTGCCGACtaaactctcccctaacctggaACACGCTGGGCCAATTACCCACCGCCGgctgggtctcccggtcgtggccggctgcaacagagtctggactcgaaccaggatctctagctgCACAACTAgtaactgtgatgcagtgccttagaccaccgcgccactcgggagacctgGACCAAGTTTCTGTGTTTAATGATGATTTACTTTTTATTGCTGTCAGACATTATTCCACATTTTATATTACGTAATACCGTATTTTTCAGTGTCATGATATTGcttgttttattatttaaaaaaatcattaTTACATATTTAGATACATCAAAGATTTTTACATTTGCAGTTTTTACAGTGTGGTTCAGTGTCAATACAGGATAAACATCATATCAGCATCATGtagtaaataatttaaaaaaaattgacaaTAAAGACAATAAATACATGAATGAATTATTAATACGTTGATTCATGACTATTTCCACTTTGATGTTATTTCTGCCTATTGAACACATGACGGCGCCATTGAACCACGTAGCCAATGAGTGTCTAGGCTAAAGGCTAGTCAGACCTGCTACATTACTTACTGTTTTAATATGTCAATCAGTTGTATTAATTCATAATAAAATACAGTTTAATTAAATCATATGTAGTGTCATTATTAATGTAATGTCATTATTCAGAAAGGCTATGAATAACGGTGTTATAAAAACCAAATACAGTTTTCGCAACATGTTTGGGGAATGAACACCACAACCACCAGCACTAGTGTTTCTCAAACCTCTCAGGaggaacccatctatccactctCCATATTGTAGCCACCAATGAAGAAATACAAGTAGCCTATGACATATAAGACAGACATTTCTtgtaaagtctctctctctctcctcatgaagaTGTTCACACCTTTCTTAAAGCCCTTCACTGACGTGTTGGTTGCCAGGAAGAGACATCATGAAGACAGGAAGCCAGCTCTGCAGCACCTTTCAGCCCCTCAGTACATCTAGTTGCTGTCAACCACAGAACTCACACCCTTCTGTTTCATTCTCTTCTTGGACAGTAagctcacctcccctctctctcctcacactgTAAGTACGCTTGATGATGTCTATCTTTTCATTATTATTTGTTTCATCAAACTTCTGTCTGGCATAACAATTCAAACTTCTGCCAAGCATGATAATTCAAACCTCTATCTGGCATGACAATTCAAATGTCTGCCAGGCATGACAATTTAAGCTTCTGTCAGGCATGACAATTCAAATTTCTGCCTGGCATGACAATTTAAGCTTCTGCCAGGCATGACATTTCAAACTTCTGCCTGGCATGACAATTCAAACCTCTGTCTGGCATGACCATTTAAGCTTCTGTCGGGTATGACAATTCAAACTTCTGCCTGGCATGACAATTCAAACTTCTGCCAAGCATGACAATTCAAACCTCTGTCTGGCATGACAATTCAAATGTCTACCAGGCATGACAATTTAAGCTTCTGCCAGGCATGACAATTCAAATTTCTGCCTGGCATGACAATTCAAACCTCTGTCTGGCATGACCATTTAAGCCTCTGTCGGGCATGACAATTCAAACTTCTGCCTGGCATGACAATTCAAACTTCTGCCTGGCATGACAATTCAAACCTCTGCCTGGCATGACAATTCAAACTTCTGCCTGGCATGACAATTCAAACTTCTGTCTGGCATGACAATTCAAATTTCTGCCTGGCATGACAATTCAAACTTCTGTCTGGCATGACAATTCAAACTTCTGCCTGGCATGACAATTCAAACTTCTGCCAGGCATGACAATTTAAGCTTCTGCCAGGCATGACATTTCAAATTCTGCCTGGCATGACAATTCAAACCTCTGTCTGGCATGACCATTTAAGCTTCTGTCGGGCATGACAATTCAAACTTCTGCCTGGCATGACAATTCAAACTTCTGCCTGGCATGACAATTCAAACCTCTGCCTGGCATGACAATTCAAACTTCTGCCTGGCCTGACAATTCAAATTTCTGCCTGGCATGACAATTCAAACTTCTGTCTGGCATGACAATTCAAATATCTGCCTGGCATGACAATTCAAACTTCTGTCTGGCATGACAATTCAAATTTCTGCCTGGCATGACAATTCAAACTTCTGTCTGGCATGACAATTCAAACTTCTGTCTGGCATGACAATTCAAACTTCTGCCAGGCATGACAATTCAAACTTCTGCCAGGCATGACAATTCAAACCTCTGTCTGGCATGACAATTCAAAATTTTGTTGGGCATGACAATGTTTTTATATTGCTGTTTTGTTTGTCTGTTAGCCTAGACatacataatgtagacctacatatagtgtgtttgtctgttagcctagacatacataatgtagacctacatagagtttgtttgtctgttaacctagacatacataatgtagacctacacaccgtttgtttgtctgttagcctagacatacataatgtagacctacatacAGAATTAGAGTGTGAATGAATTATGTTTTGCATGTGAATCTCTTTGTGAGATATCTGGATGGTGTTTAATGTATCTTGGGTTAATATTTTAAATCTATTCTTAAGCGCAGAAAAATGCTGACTTCTGTGACAGCATGACCAGCGATATTGAGGGctgtctccattttaaagtagttaaTTTCCTCATAAATTTAATGAGTTCAATGACGTGGTTTCAAGTATAAGACTTTACGTGCTATTTTGAGGCTCTGAAACCAATAGATTGTTGGGGAGACTTGAACATGGCCTAAAGTAAGTGTGAAAGTAGGAGAAAGAGTGATTGAGTGGATGCTTCCTAAGAGCtctaggagtagtattaacatgagacacagtgacggtgggttgtgtttaggagtagtattaacatgagacacagtgatggtgggttgtgtttaggagtagtattaacatgagacacagtgatggtgggttgtgtttaggagtagtattaacatgagacacagtgatggtgggttgtgtttaggagtagtattaacatgagacacagtgatggtgggttgtgtttagtagtagtattaacatgagacacagtgatggtgggttgtgtttaggagtagtattaacatgagacagtgatggtgggttgtgtttaggagtagtattaacatgagacacagtgatggtgggttgtgtttagtagtagtattaacatgagacacagt from Salvelinus alpinus chromosome 2, SLU_Salpinus.1, whole genome shotgun sequence carries:
- the LOC139568068 gene encoding uncharacterized protein; its protein translation is MWYRKKASKSTSNTRDTADDGQGDTSPVYDNISNMVMTSTAAQTAATDDQDDVHHASFHFSRSKIQEVPLYSTVHLHQPQKQDQDVQYTAVKFNLPISATQPAAAQAAEEEPTVLYSTVIKPKTKKT